A genomic region of Irregularibacter muris contains the following coding sequences:
- a CDS encoding D-glycero-alpha-D-manno-heptose-1,7-bisphosphate 7-phosphatase, translated as MLKALFLDRDGVINDNKKHVNQPQDLIIYQEAKEALSLAYQSGFILFVVTNQGGIERGYFKPEDLERIHQRLKQELFPYCKIEEIVYCPDFNKDSPCRKPNPGMIVDLLNRYPIDSRESWMIGDRNTDILAGKMAGCKTAKIGAAFKEADIQGENLLEVVRQILSC; from the coding sequence ATGCTCAAGGCATTGTTTTTAGATCGAGATGGTGTCATTAATGACAATAAAAAACATGTAAATCAACCACAGGATTTAATTATTTATCAGGAAGCCAAAGAAGCTCTAAGTCTAGCTTATCAATCTGGATTTATCCTATTTGTGGTGACCAATCAAGGAGGAATAGAAAGAGGATATTTTAAGCCTGAGGATTTAGAAAGAATCCATCAAAGATTGAAACAAGAGTTATTTCCCTATTGTAAAATAGAGGAGATCGTGTATTGCCCTGATTTTAATAAAGACTCTCCTTGCCGGAAGCCCAACCCTGGAATGATAGTAGATCTTTTGAATAGATATCCCATTGATAGTAGAGAAAGCTGGATGATTGGAGATAGAAATACAGATATATTAGCGGGAAAGATGGCAGGTTGTAAAACCGCTAAAATAGGAGCAGCTTTTAAAGAAGCTGATATCCAAGGAGAAAATTTATTGGAGGTGGTACGACAAATACTATCCTGCTAA
- a CDS encoding DUF4489 domain-containing protein, translating into MTVYYQPGYQTDNKKNDEKCFSRCHRQDDCCRKVDCSPDKVVFKCNNISGASGISVIAIGDTVMPRNVATVSVPDLCCFKRPCTKIDFSAIITFSAAIAVGTTITFRVFKRCGSGDEIQIQSFDFTQGLALAVGSSIPVSFSICDCDGCFDDDCCVYRVAVEATATVALATAINVNQGTISAFAADLC; encoded by the coding sequence ATGACTGTTTATTACCAACCTGGTTATCAAACAGATAATAAGAAAAATGATGAGAAATGTTTTTCTAGATGTCATAGACAGGATGATTGTTGTCGTAAAGTAGATTGCAGTCCTGATAAAGTTGTATTTAAATGTAATAATATTAGTGGGGCTAGCGGTATATCGGTTATAGCTATAGGAGATACGGTTATGCCTAGAAATGTAGCAACTGTGTCAGTACCAGATTTGTGTTGCTTTAAAAGACCATGTACGAAAATAGACTTTTCTGCTATTATTACTTTTTCCGCAGCTATTGCTGTTGGGACAACGATAACATTTAGAGTATTTAAACGTTGTGGTTCAGGTGACGAAATACAAATTCAATCCTTTGACTTTACTCAAGGCTTAGCACTTGCAGTAGGAAGTTCAATACCTGTAAGCTTTAGTATCTGTGATTGTGATGGTTGTTTTGACGACGATTGTTGTGTATATAGGGTAGCAGTAGAAGCTACAGCAACTGTAGCATTGGCAACAGCTATAAATGTCAACCAAGGAACAATTTCTGCTTTTGCTGCAGACCTTTGTTAA
- a CDS encoding D-alanyl-D-alanine carboxypeptidase family protein, protein MKRTIGIILLLIFLFGFTGIEALATEDNQPSITVSAEGAVLIEQGTGEVLFQKEMDKKMYPASTTKIMTALLAIEYGDLDEVVTLGKEVESISEDSSRADLFAGQKLPLSQLLYGLMLPSGNDAANAIAVHIAKKTSNNPSLTEEQAIKEFAQLMNKKVKEIGAEHTHFVNPHGYHDEDHYTTPLDMAMISREAMKNQIFRKIVKTPQLFYRTSKDLENNEEEERSWQNSNELIQQGSRNFYPYAQGIKTGRTTSAGRCLVSSAVKEDVNVIAVVFKSTEGDVWGDSTKLLSYGIENFKHHVFAQKEEIITKVKIKNAHPKDPKEMEIITEKDIKGLIKKEDIPKVNKKIESEDNQEIQSSKFQAPIEKGEKVGEITYFLGDKVVAKGNLVAKESIRKKGFFKAYWWIFILALPILFIIMNRNAQAKRRKNRARRKKYRFNGQKRN, encoded by the coding sequence TTGAAAAGAACAATAGGCATTATTTTATTACTCATATTTCTATTTGGTTTTACGGGTATAGAAGCTTTGGCAACAGAGGACAACCAGCCCTCAATAACCGTAAGTGCAGAAGGCGCAGTGTTAATAGAACAGGGAACTGGAGAGGTTTTATTCCAAAAAGAGATGGATAAGAAAATGTATCCTGCCAGTACCACCAAAATTATGACGGCTTTATTAGCTATTGAATACGGAGATTTGGATGAGGTAGTTACTCTGGGAAAAGAAGTAGAAAGTATTTCAGAAGATAGTAGTAGAGCTGATTTATTTGCAGGACAAAAATTACCATTATCCCAACTACTTTATGGACTCATGTTGCCCTCAGGTAATGATGCTGCTAATGCCATAGCTGTACATATTGCAAAAAAGACAAGTAACAATCCTTCTCTAACAGAAGAGCAAGCAATAAAAGAATTTGCACAACTTATGAATAAAAAAGTCAAGGAAATTGGGGCAGAACATACACATTTTGTCAATCCCCATGGCTATCATGATGAAGACCATTATACTACTCCCTTGGATATGGCGATGATTTCTAGGGAAGCTATGAAAAATCAAATTTTTAGAAAGATCGTGAAAACTCCTCAGCTTTTCTACAGGACCTCTAAGGACTTAGAAAATAATGAAGAGGAAGAAAGATCCTGGCAAAATAGCAATGAGTTAATTCAACAGGGAAGTAGGAATTTTTACCCCTATGCCCAGGGCATCAAAACCGGTAGAACTACGTCAGCTGGGAGATGTTTAGTATCATCGGCAGTAAAGGAGGACGTAAATGTTATCGCAGTCGTGTTTAAAAGTACTGAAGGTGATGTATGGGGTGATTCTACTAAATTATTATCCTACGGCATAGAAAATTTTAAACATCACGTCTTTGCCCAAAAAGAGGAGATCATTACAAAAGTCAAAATAAAAAATGCCCATCCTAAAGACCCAAAGGAAATGGAAATCATTACCGAAAAGGATATAAAAGGCTTAATAAAAAAAGAAGATATTCCAAAAGTTAATAAAAAGATAGAGTCGGAGGATAATCAAGAGATTCAATCTAGCAAATTCCAAGCTCCTATTGAAAAGGGTGAAAAGGTGGGGGAAATTACTTACTTTTTAGGGGATAAAGTAGTTGCCAAGGGAAATTTAGTGGCAAAGGAAAGTATAAGAAAAAAAGGTTTTTTCAAAGCCTATTGGTGGATATTTATCCTTGCTTTGCCTATTCTATTTATTATTATGAATAGAAATGCACAAGCCAAAAGGAGAAAAAACAGGGCACGAAGAAAAAAGTATAGATTTAATGGACAAAAAAGAAACTAG
- a CDS encoding GIY-YIG nuclease family protein, with protein sequence MPYTYMVKCSDGTYYTGWTTDVDKRTQTHNRGKGAKYTRSKLPVELVYYEWHDTRSLAQKREAIVRKLSRKRKEELIKTFNEGKNIRKNKDKGV encoded by the coding sequence TTGCCCTATACATACATGGTGAAATGTAGTGATGGTACATATTATACAGGCTGGACTACTGATGTTGATAAGAGAACCCAAACCCATAATCGTGGCAAAGGTGCCAAATATACCCGTAGCAAATTGCCAGTGGAGTTAGTTTATTATGAATGGCATGATACCCGAAGTTTAGCCCAGAAGCGAGAAGCAATAGTAAGAAAGCTTAGTAGAAAAAGGAAGGAAGAACTGATAAAAACATTCAATGAAGGGAAAAATATTCGTAAAAATAAGGATAAAGGAGTGTAG
- the rpsD gene encoding 30S ribosomal protein S4: MARPMGPRFKLSRHLGVDVFGHPKALNRGVKKHKHSEYGEQLLEKQKLKTYYGLLEKQFRIYVNKSLKSRQNPGEVLTQMLEMRLDNLVYRLGFGSSLRQARQMVVHGHILVNGQKIDRPSLAVNVGDVISLKESSRKNDIFADNFKNSNTFLPYLDKDIDNFSGRLTRLPLRDELPIEIIDSKIIEYYSK; encoded by the coding sequence TTGGCTAGACCTATGGGTCCTAGATTTAAATTATCAAGACATCTTGGTGTTGATGTTTTCGGACACCCTAAGGCATTAAACAGAGGGGTAAAAAAACATAAGCACTCAGAATACGGAGAACAATTATTAGAAAAACAAAAACTAAAGACATACTACGGGTTATTAGAAAAACAGTTTAGAATTTATGTAAATAAATCATTAAAATCTCGTCAAAATCCCGGAGAAGTATTGACTCAAATGTTAGAAATGAGATTAGACAATCTGGTATATAGATTAGGATTTGGCTCATCCTTGAGACAGGCAAGACAAATGGTGGTGCATGGACATATCTTAGTAAACGGCCAGAAAATTGACCGCCCTTCCTTGGCTGTCAATGTAGGAGATGTCATTTCCCTAAAAGAATCTTCCAGAAAAAACGATATTTTTGCGGATAATTTTAAAAATTCAAATACTTTCTTACCTTATCTTGATAAGGATATCGATAATTTTTCTGGCAGACTAACCAGACTGCCTCTAAGGGATGAACTTCCTATAGAGATCATTGATTCAAAGATTATAGAATATTATTCAAAATAA